From Piscinibacter gummiphilus:
ATGAGCACTGCGGCCCACGGCATCGACCACGTCGATGAGCTGCTCAACCCCAACGTCGTGAAAGTGGTGCTGGATGGCTCGGCACGCGCGCTCTACTTCTCGCGCGCTCCCATCCCCTGGTGGCGCGACGGCCACGCGCAGGGCGTCACCCAGCTCCCACAGCCCGCGCCGCTGCGCCACATCGGCATCTACGGCTACCGCGCGAGCTTCCTGCGCCGCTTTCCGCAACTGCCAGCCTCGCCGCTCGAAGCGATCGAATCGCTCGAGCAGTTGCGGGTGCTCTGGCATGGTGAGCGCATCGCGGTACACGTGAGCGAAACCCGCCCCGGACCGGGCATCGACACCCCCGAAGACCTGGCGCGTGTGCGTCAGCTTCTCGTATGACCCCCATGCTATTCTCGTTGGCAGCTGAGGCCTGACCGCTCTGCAGGCACTGACAAGATTCCATACATAGAGATAGAGGACACCCCCATGAGACTCATCCTTCTGGGCGCACCCGGCGCCGGGAAAGGCACACAAGCGGCGTTCATCTGCCAGAAGTTCGGCATTCCGCAGATCTCCACCGGCGACATGCTGCGTGCTGCAGTCAAGGCCGGCACGCCGCTCGGCTTGGCTGCCAAGAAGGTGATGGACTCGGGCGCGCTGGTCAGTGACGACATCATCATCGGCCTCGTGAAGGAGCGCATCGCCCAACCCGATTGCGCCAACGGTTTCCTGTTCGACGGCTTCCCCCGCACCATTCCCCAGGCCGATGCGATGAAGGCCGCCGGCGTGAAGCTCGACGTGGTGCTCGAGATCGACGTGCCCGATGCCGCGATCATCGAGCGCATGAGTGGCCGCCGCACGCACCAGCCCTCGGGCCGCACCTACCACGTGAAGTTCAACCCCCCCAAGGTCGCCGGCAAGGATGACGTGACCGGCGAAGACCTGGTCCAGCGCGAAGACGACAAGGAAGAAACCGTCAAGAAGCGCCTCGAGGTCTACCAGAGCCAGACCCGCCCGCTGGTCGACTACTACGCCAAGTGGGCCGCCAACGGCGATGCCAACGCCCCGAAGTACCGCAAGATCTCGGGCACGGGCACGGTCGACGAGATCACCGCGCGCGCCCTCGAAGCGCTGAGCTGATCTGCCGCACGAGAGATCGCATCCAACGAAAGCCGCTCCACCGAGCGGCTTTTTTCATCCAGCACTCACAAGGAGCACATCATGGACATCGCAGGCAAAGTCTTCATCGTCACCGGCGGCGCATCGGGCCTGGGCGAAGGCACGGCGCGCATGCTCGCGGCCAATGGCGGCCAGGTCCTCATTGCCGACCTCCAGGCCGAGCGCGGCGAAGCCATCGCCCGCGAACTGGGCGGCCGCTTCGTGCGCTGCGACGTGAGCCAGGAGGCCGACGGCCAGGCCGCCGTGGCCGCGGCCGTCTCGATGGGCAAGCTGATGGGCCTGGTCAACTGCGCCGGCATCGCACCCGCCGTCAAGACGGTAGGCAAGGAAGGCGCCCACCCGCTCGCGCTTTTCAGCAAGGTGGTCACGGTCAACCTGATCGGCAGCTTCAACATGATCCGCCTCGCGGCCGAGGCGATGTGCCGCAACGAGCCCGAACCGACCGGCGAGCGCGGCGTGCTGATCTCCACTGCGAGCGTCGCCGCCTACGACGGCCAGATCGGCCAGGCCGCGTACTCGGCCTCCAAGGGCGGCGTGGTGGGCATGACGCTGCCGATTGCGCGCGACCTCGCCCGCAACGGCATCCGCAACATGACGATCGCCCCGGGCATCTTCGGCACGCCGATGCTGTTCTCGATGCCGCAGGAGGTGCAGGACGCGCTCGCTGCAGGCGTGCCCTTCCCGAGCCGGCTGGGCACGCCGGCCGACTACGCCAAGCTCGTGCACCAGATCATCACCAACGACATGCTCAACGGCGAGGTGATCCGCCTCGACGGCGCGATCCGCCTGGCCCCACGCTGACGCTATTTCTGGCGGGCGACGAGCCCCCAGAGCCGCGCCAGATCGGCCGTGCCGTCCTGGCCGCCTACCGTCTTGAGCACCGCCTGCGCCTTGGCAGGGTCGCCCGCCGAAAGGTAGGCGATGCCAAGGTGCAGCTTCGCGTCGTGGGGCCGCTTGAGGCCGCCCTTGGCGATGCCCTGCTCCATCAGCGCGAGGCCCTTCTTCGGCTCGCCGAGGAAGGTCTCGGAGAAGCCGAGATTGACGAGCTCGTCGCCTCCCCGCGCTGAGGCGGCCTGTGTCTCGCGCGCCGCCAGACCCTGCTTCTCTTCGGCCGCGCGCTTGGCCACGAGCTCCTTCAAGCGGCGGTGCCGGTCGGCCTCGGCAGGCGTGCCGGTGCCGAGCACGCCCGCCGCAAAACCCTTGTCGACCACCTGCTGCCCTTCGCCCGGCAAGCCCGCCTGCACCGCGAGCTGCGCCATCTCCATGTAGTCGTTGGCGTTGCGCATGCTGCCGGTGGCGAGCATCAGGCGGTAGGTGTCGAGCGCGAGCCGGTCGCTGAAGCCGGGCTTGCGCTGCAGGCGCGCGAGCATGTCGCTCCAGTACTGCTTCTTCGGGTAGTGGGCGACGAGGTGCTCCATCGCCATCACCTGGGCCGAGGCATCGTTCGCACGCTGCGCTGCATTGAGCAGCAGCGTGAGCCGGTCTTCGGGCGTCACGCGGCCGGCCTTGTCATCGGCCTGCACCTCGACCACCAGTTCCTTCGCCGCACCGGCGTAGTCGCCCGCGAGGTATTGCGACTGGATCACGAGGGTGCGGATCTGCGCGTTGCTGCCGCCTTCGGCCAGGTAGCGTTTGCCCCAGACGATTGTCTTGGCGTAGTCCTTCGCGCGGTAGAAGCTGCCGGCCAGCGACTCGAGCATGCGCAGCTGCTCGGCCGCGGGCAGCTTGCCGCTCGCCTTCAGCGCTTCGAACGACCGGGCCGCCAGCTCGGCATCACCGGCTCCCGAGGCCGCCGCGATGCGCATGCGCTCGACCATGTAGCTCTCGCCGGCCGTCTTGTTGGGTACCGCCTCGGCATCGCGCACCTTGGCCAGCGCGTCCTTGTACTTCTGCGCCTTGATGAGCTCCTGCGCGGCCTGCAGCGGCTTGCCCACCTCGGGGCGCAGCGCCTCCTGCGCGTGGGCAAGGGCTGCGGCCACGACGAGAGACGCCAGCGCGAGTCGAATCGTCTGCATGTACGTCACTTCACGAACTGCTCGTTGCCCACGATGCCAAGCTTGGTGACGCCCAGGCGCTGCGCACTCGCGAGCACCGCCGCCACGTCCTTGTACTCGACGAGTTTGTTGGGGCGCAGGTGCACCTCGGGCTGGTCGGGCAGCGCGGCGGTGGCCGACAGCCGCGCGTCCAGCGCCATCCGGTCGGGCAGCGCCTCGCCGTTCCAGAACACCGTGCCGTCGAAGTCGACATCGATGGTCACAACCTGCGGCGGCGCGCTCGGCGGCGGCGTGCCGGTGGGCATGTTGAGGTTCACCGAATGCAGCTGGATCGGGATCGTGATGATCAGCATGATGAGCAGCACCAGCATCACGTCGATCAGCGGCGTGGTGTTCATCTCGACCATCACGTCGGGCTCGTTGTTGGCATGGCTGCCGGGGCCGAGGTTCATTGCCATGTCGTTTCCTTCAGCCGCGCGGCGGCGGCTCGGTGACGAAGCTCACCTTCTGGATGCCCGCCCGCTGGCAAGCGAAAACCACCCGCCCCACCGACTCGTAGCGCGACTTCTCGTCGCCCCGGATGTGCACCTCGGGCTGCGGCACCATCACCGCCACCTTCTTCAGCCGCGCCACGAGCGCCTCGTTGTCGGCCACCGGCACCGCGTTCCAGAACACGTCACCCTCCTTGGTGACCGAGATCTCGATGTTCTCGGGCTTGGTCTGGCGCGCGAGGTTGGTTTCCTTCGGCAGCGAGACGGCCGCGTTCTGCGTCACCACCGGCACGGTGATGAGAAAGATGATGAGCAGCACCAGCATCACGTCGACGAGCGGCGTGGTGTTGATGGTCGACAGCACCTCGTCTTCATCGCCGTCGCCGGCCCCGACATTCATCGCCATCGCATGGCCTCCTGAAGCCGGTCAGCGCGCCGCGGCGCGGCTGCCGAGCAGCACACCGTGCAGGTCGGCGCCGAAGCCGCGCACCGACTCCATCGCCACCTTATTGCGGCGAACCAGCCAGTTGTAGCCCAGCACCGCGGGCACCGCGACCGCAAGGCCGATGGCCGTCATGATGAGCGCTTCGCCCACGGGGCCGGCGACCTTGTCGATCGACGCCTGGCCGGCAATGCCGATGGCGGTGAGCGCGTTGAGGATGCCCCACACCGTACCGAAGAGGCCGATGAAGGGTGCCGTGGAGCCCACGGTGGCAAGCACGGCCAGGCCGTCTTGCAGGCGGCTGTGCACCGTGTCGACGGCGCGCTGCACGCTCATGCCGATCCAGGTGTTGCGGTCGATGTTGGCGGTGAGCTCGCCCGAGTGGTCGCGGCCCGCTTCGATGCCGCTCTCGGCGATGAACTGGAACACGCCGTCGGGCTTCAGCGTCTTCAAGCCATCGGCGAGCGTGGCCGACTTGAAGAAGTTCGCACGGGCCAGCTTCGCTTCGGCTGCAAGCTTCGCGCTTTCGATGAGCTTGGTGACGAGGATGTACCAACTCGCCAGGCTCATCAGCACCAGCAGGCCGAAGGTCAACAGCGTGACCTTGTCGCCCTGCATCAGCATGTGCTTGAGGTCGTAGGGGTTCTCGACACTTTCCTTGGTGACGGCAGGCACGGCAACGGAAGGCACGGCCACGGGGGCCGAGGCCGGCGCCTGGGCGTGCGCGGGCGCCGCGGCAAAGGCAGCGGCGAGCAGCAAACCGGCCGCGAGCGAGTGGAGTTTCTGAAGAATGGACATCGTGGTTCCGATCTGCTGCGAAAGAAAAATCACTGTGAGTTGTAGGTGAGAGGGAGCAGCACGCCAGTCACCTCCTGAGCCTGCCCGATGCACTTGAACTGCGACACCATCTCGATGCTGTGGCGGTTGAAGGCGCGATGCGTCGACTTGACGATGGCCACGTTCTTGACCTCGCCCGTGGTGGCGATGGTGAACGACACCGTGACCTCGCCCGCATCGAGCTGCGCACGCCGGGCTTCCCGCGGGAAGCCGCCGTCCAGCAGGATCTGCTTGTACCCGGGGCAGATGGCCAGCAGCGAAGGCGGGGCCGGTGGTGCAGGCGGCGCAGACGCCACGGGGGCTGGCGTCACCGGCGCAATCGGCACAGGCGCAGGAGGAGGCGGCGTGGGTGTCGCCGTGATGGTGGGCGCCGGAGGCGGCGGCACGGCCACCTGGATCTCCGGCGGCGGGATGAACGGCGGCGGCGGTGCCTCGAGCTTGGGCGGCGGCGGTGGCGCCACCTCGGGCGGTGGGGGTGGCTTGGTGATCTCTTCGATCACCTTGGTCTCGATGGGTGCGCGCACCACCTCGATGTCCTTGCGCGACAGCCCCGTCATCAGGCCGAAGATCAGCACCACGTGCAGCGCGGCCACGAATGCGATGCCGACGAGCCGGCGCTGCCGGGCCGCTGGGCCCTTCGAAAAATCCTTCATCAGAACTTGTACGACGCGTTCACATACGCGGTTCGGCCGACCGACGAGTAATAGCGGTCGTCATAGCCGAACTGCTGGCCGCGGTTGCCACCGCCCGACGAGATCGACAGCGGCGGCTTGGTGTCGAACACGTTCAGCAGGCCCACGGTGACCACGAAATCCTTGCGGGGGTTCCACTGGGTCTGCCAGTCGAGCGTGACGTGGCGCTTCACGGGCAGGCGGATGTCTTCGTAGTTGCCGGTTGGGTTGCCCGAGGCGTCGAGCTCTTCCACGGTGCTCGTCGAATCGAGATAGCCCGAGCGGAAATTCGCGGTGAAGGTGTGGGCCCAGTTGCCGTGCTGGAAGGTGTTGGCCCAGCTCCCGAGCCAGCGGAAGGTGACGACCCCGAGCGCCTCGTCGCCGCCACCGATGGCCGAATACTTGCGGCCGGTGGGCGTGAGCTGGCGCTGCTCGCGGATCATGTAGGTGAGGGCCACGCGCGACGTGAGCGAGGCGAAGGGCAGGCGCATGCGGCCGGTGGCGTCGATGTCGAGGCCAGTCAGGCTGTCGGTGCCGAGGTTCTTGTTGTCGGCCAGGAAGGCCACGTAGACGTTGCCGGTGCCGGTCTCGGTGCGGGTCGTCCACGAGTTGGCGTACAGGTCGGGGTTGGCGAAGACCTCTTGCTCGGTGAGCTGGCCGATGGTGTTCTTGACGCGCACGTACCAGAGGTCGGCCCCCAGCGAGACATCGCGCCCCGGCTCGAAGCGGATGCCGACGGAGCGCTGGCGCGACTTCTCGGGCTTAAGTTCGGTATTGCCCGCGGCGATCACGTCGTACTGCGAGGGGCCAGGCCGGCAGGTGGCGCCCAGCGACGTGGCGATGGCCTGCAGCTCGGGGGTGCAGGTGTAGTCGTCGAAGGTCACGCCGTAGTTCTGGCGCGGTGCCTTGATCTGCGGCACCGTTGGCGCCCGGAAGCCGGTGCCGACCGAGCCGCGCACCATCACCTCGCGGTTGGGCCGCCACTGGAAGCCCGCCTTGGCGGTGGTCGCCTTGCCGAAGTCGTCGTAGCGGTCGTGGCGCAGCGAGGTGATGAACTCCAGCCCCTTGGCGGCCGGCACGATCAGCTCGCCGAACGCGCTATAGCTGTTGCGCGACGACGTGTACGGGATCGACTGCGCGGCATCGCCGAAGCGCTGATCGCACTCGAGCGGGTCACCCGGAGGCGCCGACGGGTCGCACAACGTGCCGGCCACCGGGTCGGCGAGGCGGCCCTGCGCGTAGAGGCTGGGCCGCGAGGCGAAGGATTCGCGCTGGAATCCCACGCCCGCACCAAGCATCAGCGGGCCGGCCGGCAAGGTCATCAGCTCGCTCGAGGCCCGCACGCCGACGGAGTCGAGCTTGGAGATACCGCCGTCCCAGTAGCCCTTGTAGTTGATGGAGTTGAGCGCCGCCATCCCCGCAGGCGATTGCTGCCCGGGGCCCACGAAGGGGTCTAGGAGGCCGCTGTTGGCCACCCGCGACACCGCCAGCGCACCCGGCAGGCCGGCGATGTTCTGCACCGACTTGCTCTCCGAGTGGGCGTAGAAGGCGTTGTAGTCCCAGCCCATCAGCAGGCCGCGCGAGCCGGCCGAGAAATCAAAGAACTTGGCCTTGTCTTCGTAGGTGCGGTTGCCGAGGTCGAAGATGCGGTAGTAAGCCTCGCTGTCGCCCACCACGCCGTTGGGCAGCAGGTAGGTGTTGTGCAGGGCGCTGCCGGCGGGGATGGAGATCGTCCCGGGCACGGGCGCAATGCGCGAATTCATGGTCGATTCGGAATACAGCCAGTCGACATAGGGCGTCTGGTCGCCAACCTTGAAGTTCACCGAGCCGAGCACGCTGCTGCGCTTGCGGGCCGGGTAGACCTCGAGTTCGCCGACGAAGTTGAAGGCGCAGTAGTCGCCGAAGTCGCTGACGAGGAAGGTCTTGTCGGGGCAGCGGCCGTTGGCCACGTAGTAGGGGTTGAAGAGGTAGTCGTCGCTGTCGTCGGCCGGCGTGCCGTTGTCGTGGTACGCGTTGGCCGGGATCGCCGCCGCAGTGACCTGTTGCACGCGGTAGTTCTTACCGCCGTGGCTGAAGCGCACCTCGGCCGAGTTGCCGAAGTCGCGCTTCACCGAGTCGAGCCGGGTGCGCTCGTCGTGCGACAGCGACAGCATCACGTTGAAGCCGTCTTTCTCGAGCGAGCCGAAACCCTTGGTCGCGCTCACCCGCTTCTCGCGCGCACCGCCGCGTGGGAACGAGAGGCCGACCGAGACGTCGCCTTCGTCGGTGTTGCGGCGGGTGATGAAGTTGACGACACCGGCGATGGCGTCGGCGCCGTAGAGCGCCGAGGCGCCATCGGTCAGGATCTCGATGCGCTCGATGGCAGCCACCGGCAGCGCGTTGAGGTCCATCGCAGCGGCAAAGCCGGTGAGCGTCTGCCCGCCGAACTGCGCCATGCGGTGGCCGTTCAGCAGGACCAGCGTGCGCGTATCGCCCAGGTTGTGCAGCGACACCGTGGTGATGCCCCCTGCCCCGCCGCCCACGCCGGCAGATTCGTTGAACGAGCCCTGCACATAGGTGAGCCGCTGCAACAGGTCGGTCACCGAAGTGGCGCCCGTGCGGGCGATGTCTTCCTTCTTGAGGATCTGCACCGGCAGCGCCGACTCGGCGTCGATGCGCCGGATCGCCGAACCGGTGATCTCCACGCGCTCCAGCTGCGGCTGCGCACGCACCGACCCGACGGCCAGCGCGCCGCCCACGGCGATCATGGCCGCCGAGCAGATCTTGGTTCTTGTAGACATGGGGGCTCCTGGAAAATCGATCGCGATCGTGCAAGGCCCGTGCCGATCCCAACCGACGTGTCTCTTTGTGCGTGTCTCTTGTTTCGTGCCAGAGATCAACCTCGGATTGTCTTCAATGGCAGTGGCAGCGTCTCTCTAGAGTATCCCCAAGATGCGCGGCACCGCCGCGAGCAGGCTGCGCGTGTAGGGGCTCTGCGGCCGGTGCAGCACCTCGTCGGTCGGCCCGGCTTCCTCGATGCGGCCGTGCTGCATCACCACCACCCGGTCGGCGATGTACTCGACGACCCCGATGTTGTGCGTGATGAAGAGGTATGACACGCCCAGCTCGCGTTGAAGCTCGCGCAGCAGGTTGAGGATCTGCGCCTGCACCGACACGTCGAGTGCCGAGGTGGGCTCGTCGCACACGATGAGCCGCGGCTTGAGTGCGAGCGCGCGGGCAATCGCGATGCGCTGCCGCTGGCCACCCGAGAACTCGTGCGGGTAGCGCTGCAGCGCCTCGCGGCGCAGGCCCACCCGCTCGATGAGCGTGGCCACCTCGTCGCGTCGCGTTTCGGCGGCGAGATCGGGTCGCAGCGACCGAAGCCCTTCTTCCAGCAGCTCGGCCACGCGCATGCGCGGGTTGAGCGAGCCGAACGGGTCCTGGAAGATCATCTGCACCGAGCGACGCGCCTCGCGCAGCGCGTCGCCCTGCAACGAGAAGAGGTCGCGCCCGTCGAGCAGCGCGCGGCCTTCGATCTGGGCCTGGCGGCGCAGAAGCTGCACGATGGCCTTGCCGGTGGTCGTCTTGCCGCAGCCCGATTCGCCGACCAGGGCGACCGTTTCACCCGCGTCAACCTTGAACGACACCTCGCGCACGGCGGTGAAGTGTTGCCCGGCCCGCTGCAGCAAGCCGGTGCGAATGGGGAAGTGGACCGACAGCTGCTGCACCTCGAGCAGCGGCTGGCCGGCCACGCGTTGCGCCGCGGGCGCAGCTGCGGCGACGGGCTGTGGCGGCGGCGCAGGCGTGGGTGTGGCGCCCTCGCGGTAAAGCAGGCAGCGCACCGGGTGATTGCCGCCCGTCTCATACAGCGGGGGCGGCGTGGTGTGGCACTCGGGCATCACCCGGTCGCAGCGCGGCGCGAAGCGGCAGCCGGTGAAGGCTTGCGACAGCGGCGGCACGCTGCCGCCGATGGCAGCGAGCTTCTCGCCACGGCGCGCCGCATCGGGCAGCGCGCTCAGCAGCAGCTTCGCGTAAGGGTGTCTCGGCGCACGGAAGAATTCCTCGGCCCACGCCACCTCGATGATCTGGCCGGCATACATCAGCGCCACCCGGTCGGCCATGCCGGCGACCACCGCGAGGTCATGCGTGATGAGCAGGAGGCCCATGCCCTTCTCGCGCTGCAGGTCCTTCAACAGATCGAGGATCTGCTTCTGGATGGTGACGTCGAGCGCCGTGGTCGGCTCGTCGGCCACCAGGAACTCGGGTTCGGCGGCAAGCGCGATGGCGATCATCACTCGCTGCTTCTGCCCGCCGGACAGGCGGAACGGGTACTCGTCGATGCGGCGCTCGGGCTCGGGGATGCCCACGCGTCGCAGCCAGTCGATCGCCTTCGCACGCGCCGCCTCGCCGCGCAGATCGGTGTGCGCCTCGATGGCTTCGACGATCTGGTCGCCCACCCGCATCACCGGGTTGAGGCTGGTCGCAGGCTCCTGGAAGATCATCCCGATGCGCCCACCACGCACGGCGCGCATGCCGGATTCGGGCAGTGCGAGCACGTCGTCGCCTTCCAGGCTCACCTGGCCCTGCGTGATGCGGCCGTTCTCGGGGAGGAGGCGCATGAGGGCGAGCGCCGTCATGCTCTTGCCGCAGCCCGATTCGCCGACGAGCGCGAAGGTCTCGCCACGGCGGATGGTCAGCGCCAGGCCATCGAGCGCCTGGACCAGGCCCTCGTCGGCGGCGAGCGCCACCTTGAGGTCGTCAACCTGCAGCATGTTTTCCGGCCTTGAGTCGTGGGCGGAAGTTGCGGGCGCGCGGGTCGAACGCATCACGCACCCCATCGGCGAAGAGGTTGGCCGACAGCACCAGCGTGACCATGAACACGAAGGCGGCGGCGAACGACCACCACACGGTGGGCTCGCGGTTCATCTCGTTGCGCGCGAGATTGATCATGCCGCCGAAGCTGCTGGTCCCGGGGTCGACCCCGACGCCCACGTAGGTGAGCACCGCTTCGTAGAGGATGAGGTCCGAGAACGCCAGCACCGTGGTGATGAGCACCAGGTGCATCACGTTGGGCAGGATGTGGCGCGCCATGATGCGTGTATCGCTCACGCCGAACGCGGTGGCGGCCTGCACGTATTCGAGCTCGCGCAGCTTGAGCGTCTCGCCGCGCACCAGCCGGCACAGCGTGGCCCAGCCGGTCACGCCGAGCACGATGCACAGGAGCAGGATCTTGAGGTCGGAGCGCTCGGCGCCGGTCTCGAACATCTCGGGGTTCTTGTCGAGGAAGACCTGCACCATCAGCACGCAGGCGGCGATGAGCAGCACGTTGGGCACCGAGCTGAGCGTGGTGTAGAGGTACTGGATGACTTCATCGACCCAGCCCTTGAAGTAACCCGCGAGGATGCCCAGCACCACCGCCAGCGGCAGCGTGGCCAAGGTCGACAGGCCCCCGATCACGAACGCGGTGCGCACGCTCTTGAGCGCCTGGTACAGCACGCCGTTGCCGGTGCGGTCGGTGCCGAACACGTGGTAGTGGTTCATCAGCGCGACCAGCACGCCGCCGAGCAGGCACACCACCGCGAGCGTGGCGGCGGTGGCGCGCAGCGGGTAGCGGGTGCGGTCGGAGGCGATGTCTCGCAGGGCCTGCGCGACGCCGCCATGCGCGCGGCGCAGCACCGTGGCCACGGCCAGCAGGAGAAGCGCGAACACCGCCGCGCCGCCGAGCAGGCCGAAGATCACACGACGCGCCACGTCACCCGACCACTCGGTCGCCGGGTCCTGCAGATGCGCCCCGCCGAACTTGAGCCGCGGGTACTGCCGCACCGTCTGGCCATCGACGTTCACGCTCTCCTTGCTGATGCCATGCGTGCCGAGCGGCGCCGAGTAGGTGGCCTCGCGCATCTCGATCTGGCGTGCCAGCACCACGTCGAGCAAGGACATGGTGCGCGTGTCGTAGTAGACCTGCCCGCCCTGCGGCGGCAGCGCGCGGCGGAAATGCACGCTGTCGAGCGCCGTCACGAGCCCGAAGAGCACCAGCAGCACACCCGCACTCAAGGCCGCCGGGTCGAGCATCACCTTCTTCCAGTTCGCCTGCAGCGTGGGCTGGCGCCGCACGTGCCAGACGTAGGCGGCCAGCGCCAACGCCAGCACGTAGAGCGCCACGTCGGTCCAGAGGAAAACCAGCTTGAAGCCCATGATGCGTTCAGGTGAGCCGCACGCGCGGGTCGACCCAGGTGTAGGCCAGGTCGATCAGCACGTTGCTCGCGATGTAGAGCGCAGCGCCAAGGAAGACCATCGAGCGCACGATGGCGAAGTCCTGCCCCGAGATGGCTTCGATGACGAAAGTGCCAAGGCCCGGAATGCCGAAGAAGCTCTCGAACACCAGACTGCCGAGAAACACATACGGCAGGTAGGAACCGGCGCTCGTGATGATCGGGATAAGCGCGTTGCGCAGCACGTGGCGCAGCAGCACCCAGTGCTCGGCGATGCCCTTGGCGCGCGCGGTGCGCACGTAGTCCTTGCCGACCTCTTCGAGCAGCATCGCGCGGTAGAGCCGCGCCTCGCCACCCAGGCGCGCCAGCAAGGACAGGAAGACCGGCAGCAGCAGGAATTTCACCGCGTCCAGCCCCGGCGCATAGCCCGAGATCGGCACCAGCCGCAACACCCGCGCAAACAGGTACTGTCCGACGATGATGTAGAAGAGCGCCGAGATCGACAGCATCAGCACGCACAGCACCACGCCCCAGAAGTCGATGCGCGAGTGCCGGAAG
This genomic window contains:
- a CDS encoding ABC transporter permease → MGFKLVFLWTDVALYVLALALAAYVWHVRRQPTLQANWKKVMLDPAALSAGVLLVLFGLVTALDSVHFRRALPPQGGQVYYDTRTMSLLDVVLARQIEMREATYSAPLGTHGISKESVNVDGQTVRQYPRLKFGGAHLQDPATEWSGDVARRVIFGLLGGAAVFALLLLAVATVLRRAHGGVAQALRDIASDRTRYPLRATAATLAVVCLLGGVLVALMNHYHVFGTDRTGNGVLYQALKSVRTAFVIGGLSTLATLPLAVVLGILAGYFKGWVDEVIQYLYTTLSSVPNVLLIAACVLMVQVFLDKNPEMFETGAERSDLKILLLCIVLGVTGWATLCRLVRGETLKLRELEYVQAATAFGVSDTRIMARHILPNVMHLVLITTVLAFSDLILYEAVLTYVGVGVDPGTSSFGGMINLARNEMNREPTVWWSFAAAFVFMVTLVLSANLFADGVRDAFDPRARNFRPRLKAGKHAAG
- a CDS encoding ABC transporter permease; the protein is MTSYLLRRLGYALLILVGVNLLTFFLFFTVNTPDDMARLNIGGKRVTQEQIDKWKAERGYDKPLYWNDKAQGREKLTQTIVWERSVSLMALEFGRSDARNAVDIGHEIKVRMGVSLQLAVPVFILQLIFSTGMAVLLVFFRHSRIDFWGVVLCVLMLSISALFYIIVGQYLFARVLRLVPISGYAPGLDAVKFLLLPVFLSLLARLGGEARLYRAMLLEEVGKDYVRTARAKGIAEHWVLLRHVLRNALIPIITSAGSYLPYVFLGSLVFESFFGIPGLGTFVIEAISGQDFAIVRSMVFLGAALYIASNVLIDLAYTWVDPRVRLT